The genomic stretch TTGGTCCCATAAGAGAAAAGAACCGTTTTGTTGAGAGCATCTGTGACCTTTGACCAGATGCATGCTGTGAACGAATCAAGTGTCATGGCGGCTGCAGGGTTGACACTGGCAAAAATCTTCTTGGAGCGCATTGGAAATAACAGAGCCATTTCGCACCCTGCAAAAGCAAAAATTTAAATCAATGAGctaaataaatgttacttttttatttgtccATTTCTTTCTCCTCTTTCTTAAAGGGATTTAAAGTACATATTCTAGTTTTGTAAACACTCTAACATTTGAAacactgttaaaaatgtatttagaaaaggtttaatgtttattttaatagaatCCAGCTTTTCTAAAATGGTAAATGTTATGAAAACAAATAACTACAGATAATAATGTATAGTGCTTTTGTGTCTAACTAAGTGCAGCTTCTTTTTGGTAGGCTTGAGAAATGTGTGATGGTGTCACCCTCCTCTGGCCAGCCATTGAAAGTCGCTGAAATAAGgtgttgttaatgtattttttacctgACTGGTATGAtttccatattttaaaaagtattacctTAGAATAGAAGAAAATGTGTCAgtatacaaaatgtaaataaagccTGTAGGCTTGTAGGCATTACTCCATATGACTACTGTCTGTTACTATAGAAATCACATGTGGTATTGATTTTCACATGTTATTAATACCCTTGACTCGGGAGGGTTTGTATAACTGTTTTCTGTCAGGTTTTTAACAGCTTGAATCCTATAATAGgtaccaaaataataaactgctttGAATGCCCCTGTGAGGCAaaaaaggaaccaaaaacaaaaaaaaaaaggtcttgaaTGCATCCAGAATCCAATGAAGTAAATGAGCCAGTCCTGGAAAGtgacctgttttatttaatttgatactGCTTGCTAACAGAGACCTGCTTGCATTGTCCAATGGGAATTGTAAGACTATGTCTGACTCAGTTCCAGCCGTGGTGTGGCATGTATCGTGGTTGTTTTGTAGATCTGCGGCAACAGAGAGAGTTAGACCAAGATATTGAATCAGTTGGATCTCTAACAGCATCAGAAATTGTATAATATAGCTCACCACCAGTTAAGTACTGGCTCAATGTGGAGTATCATTGGCTTCATGCCAAAAACACaaggaaaatgttttaaagaaaactttATGTGTAGTACTTAGCTAGGCCTGGTTCATATTACCGTATTACAGGGCTGGACATGCCATGCTTGATTAGTCTTTGTTTTGTGATTGGCAGTGTGGATTACTAATTATAGAGCTTCAACAGAGAGATATGACCCGGAAGTTATGTTTTTCAACACTAAATATTTAGATTGCAGGTTTAGTCACTCAAAACATTAATTTCTCCAAATATGATTCAGAGTGGTAAGCAGAACCTACTGGGATAGAAAGTTTCTGGCTTCCTAGCTGATTATTTGTATAGTTGGGAAGCCATTTCTGCTTTATATCTCTCATGACTGGTATACTGTAAGATGTACCTGTAGTCAATGAGATTTTCAGAAATCAATTTCTATCCTTATCaaccacacatttaaaatgcacaaacAAGTTGTTTATTTATACAATGACAACCAattcattttgtgtatttatacgttaaaaaaaaaaaaaaagtttgctctaatgaaaataattgtaatgcaaaataataaaggCTGTTACACCATTCCATGTTACACCATTCCCCCACTGTGCCCCACTCAGTCCCTGATTCTATTTATGTAAGGTTAGTCATCATGTGCTATATATGTGAGCAAACAGACAGGGTGTAAACTTACCTGAAGGCAGGAGTTGCTGAGCAACCCATTTCTGGGAAAGCTGTAGTTCAGCTCTGCTTTGCTGAAGATCATAAGCCATGGAATTCATAACCTTTTCTAACCTTGTATAGACAGAGACATCCTGCTGCTTGAACTCTGAATGCAGACCCTTTGCTTCTGCTACATTCTGCCAGGCGCTCTCAATTTTACTGAGTCTGTACGCTGTGTCCTGGCTGGCCACAAGCAGATGTTCCAGGACATTGTAATGCTGGGATTGATGCACGGTGTTGGTATCCCCAATCCTCTCTGTGATTTGCATTAACTTTCCTTCCAGTTGGGAGGTGATTCGTGTGCTGGCACTGTCGATGGCATTAGTGCAAGTTCCAGCAAAATTAACCACAAACTGGTGCATTTCATCACTTATGCTCTGGAGCTCCACCTTAATGATCTCGTCCACATACTGGAGGAGAATGTTTTCTCTCATTTGTGAGTTCTCCAGCATAGAAAAAAGTTTGTCCCATTTTGTGTGCTCTGTGGACTTGCAGGGAGAGGGGGTAGCTGGTggattgaatgaaaaaaaaactgaattattcCAACAATAATTCATAGTATCAAAGGGTAtacaaggacctttttatttgattgtgttacatgttcccatgtgtttctacaactgtttacataaggtgtgtgtattgtgtaaaaaaaaaaaaagatttttacattttgaccacttttttaaactttttaattgcattccctgcctcaagatggcttcacatgtaccctcATGGACCTCCCAGAACAGATGgctttaccagtgagcaggaggatgataggaaatgtagatctgagaggtccatgcaggtacatgtgaagccatcttgaggcagggaatgcaatttaaaaaacttaaaaagtggtcaaaatgtaaaaaaataaaataaaataattaaaacaatacacacaccttacttaaacagttgtaacaacacatgggaacatgtaacacaataaaataaaaaggtccttatatactcTTTAAGCAACATCAGTTCTGCAGTGGGGGGACTGGGTTGTTGGCAAACTTACCTGCCCCTGATGCTGTGTAATGATTTAGACATTTGTTTCCAAGTTTTGATAAGGGGTATACATGCAAAATTGTGATTTAATTAAAACCTGAACTTAAAACAAAGGAACAGCAAATTCATTTTgaagctgactttttttttttttaaactcctttgTTGTACCCTTGTTAGGTAAACTAAATcaaggttgtttgtttttatatagaattTAAGTTTGTACTCAATATATGTAATAAGAGAACATGAAGTAATTACGTTTTGCTGGCTTGTATAAAACCATTTATAAATAGATgctcaaaacaaaagaaatggttTTAACCTTTCTTACCTTCTTCGCGGTCAGGAATTTCATTGTAAGACAGATTTTCAAAATCAACCTGAAGAACTTCATCATCATATTGTCCTGACACCATGCAGGACAAGCAGAGAAAAACGCCGACCAATACCTTCAGCATTGTCATGACTGGGTTGTTCAGCGACACTTAACTCAGTATGTAGGAACCTGAAGTTAATTCTGGCTTGCTTCTTTGGTGTGTTTTAACCACCAGCTAAAGAAAGACTGTGAGAGTAGCAGTCTGCACACTCTATATAAACACCATATGAGTGAATGAGTGAGTAATGCTTTGTTGGAGGTAGTACTACGTTGTAGTCAAACAAAAGTGCCTCTTCTGTTGTGAAAGGGGGCTGAGTTTACCAGTCCGATCCTTGGAGGTTTTTGGGTGGGTGGATATAGCGGGACGGGGGAACGGGGCCCCCCCTAGGGGGGGATTCAAAGGGGGTTTAATTTGAACTGCAAGGCAACCGTAATCACTTCctcatgagatttttttttttttttgttacatgaaTTGgtagcaatttaaaaataataaggaaCAAATACAATAAGTTCAGTGttcaacacatattttttttttcagcaactgTAAAGCTAGCTAGAGAATTGGCCAGACCACAGTACCACAGGATGCTATAATcatcccttttttatttaaaatattgtacaaacTTGATGGCATCTAATAAACCATTCAAAGGACTCAATGTTTTTGACCTTCATTGGACCTGTCTTAATGTTTTAGAGCTAGCAAGAAGTAACTGGGGAACAGGCAGGTACATTTATTAGGgttagttttataaaatgtacgTGTTCCTTGCCAAGAAAATGGCGGCAAGCTTTGAaaaagtgcagaaaaaaaaataagcctgATGTCTACTAATCGTTTCTTGTTGATAAAAGGATATGAAATAGAGTAACTGGCATTGTATGTATTTACAGAATGATAATGGAAAAATACTGCTGCTTTTACCTTGGGATTTTCCCAATGGTTGATTCATTGACgcaattattaatatttaaaatactgctttTGGTGTGTGGTATCCCCTGCAAACTTACTTACCACATAATACAACATAGACAACTCATTTGcatgtgattattttatttcttgctgtttttattgaggCACCAGGGGACAAAATGCCTTTTACTGAACTATGTGTTGGGCAACATATGCCACGTTCCTTACATATGATATTGACTGatttttaagtattaaaaaaaaagaactgcaagGCACTCTTAagcaacagttaatcaatttCTGCTACAAGCACCACAGCAAATTGGCAGATTATAAATTGGAAATTGCATCCATATTTGGGGGTTTAACACAGCAAACATATGGTTTTGCAGTTGGAATAAAATCCACTAACAATGCTTTCTATGgagttattattacatttaatcaAAACTAAATTGTGTCAGTTGGTTCTGTGTACTAGCTATAATCTCAGTATCTTAGGTTTGATTTTTTTCCTATTGACTCTGAATCATTCACACAGGTAACTATATGCTGCTGCGGGTTCTGCCCTCCGTGTATGAGAAACAGCCGCAGTCCATAAACACTCACGTACCCGAGCTGGTGGAACTGATGTCCCGGCTGGAGCAACCGGAACAGCAACACCTTCTCGGACTGCTACAAATGGTTGCCAAGCAACACCCTCCGGTAACTACCCCTGGAAAagtgtgtatttgcatagtagttacttgatAAATATGTGTGAACTTagacatcattacaatgttattatgtatagttacaatgtacttaatgtgtaaatcattttgcatgatatatgtaagtacactaaaaaagggttagggttagggttagggtaaaggTTAGGTGCGGGATGTAAGTGCCCATATCAGGTGTTGAGTTCTCAGGGCCCTTTCCTGAACTCAAATAATACCAATGTAATATAAAATGCCACAGTTAAACTGATGAGCATTTAtgtctgcaatgtattttttcttattgATGCACATTCCGGAattagaaggttttttttttttttttaacttaagtgTGCTCTGTTTCTTTTAGAAGTACTGTAGTTCATcgttcattttaagctacatagtaacatttttattaaaatatttttgtataatgtATGCAATCATTCAGTTCAGTTGCACCAATATTGTTGTTCTAAATAATAATTGTCTCTATGGTATTGTATAGAATTAGAGTGAAAGGCCaacattttgcatgtttttttttctgcaatcagGCATCACAGCTGATGGCCAAAGAAAACATGTAATCCAAGCAAGCTCAATAAATCATTAACTTGACCATTGAATCTATGTACAGTACATCTTATTTTCACGTAGCTCCTGATAAACATATTACATCTGGATGGCAGACGGCTTGTTGTAAtgctgttatataaatatctatactCTAATGCCCAATCTGAATACAATTCATCAAATGAAGTATGTTCCTTGTTGAAGTTTAATTTGACCAGATCCAATTACATGTCTGTCTTcgtttaaactattttaatatactggtaCAAAACACCATTTATATATCATCAGAGCCTTCTGCAACTCAATATAACTGAAAGGACTACTGCACTAAATCCAGAAGCAGAGGTGGGCGGCTTCACTGCAGCCAATGAAAAGCCAGTGTTAGATGTGCTGTGCCTTTAACTCTTGGGGATTTCAAGTTCACAGCACAATAGGGGGTACAGTACAAGTTTCTGATAGGCAATAGgtttttaatatgaaatgtattttaattcagtaaaaatcAATGCGTTTTCCCGTTAACTCGCAATGCTTCTTCTATTCAgcatttatgtgtgtgtaaataaatatattcatttattttttactttactttaagGTGTTGAACAAGTCTCTTTCTTCATTAATAAGCTACCTTCACCATCCCAACCAGAATGATTCTATCCTtaatatcctggtggaagtgtcTCGCTCCCACCCTGCAGCTATCGCCTCTTTTCTTCCGAACCTGAAGGCGGTTGGAGAGGATTTTCCCAACCTGCTTGGGAAAATAGCAAAGATCTACGGTGCTGTGGGACACGGCGATGAGGTGGGTGTCAAATCTGCAAAACTATATTCGTAAGTTCATAAAAAGCACATTACTTCATTATTGGCCTTAAAAATGTTGATGGCATAGACAAGAGACAATCTGGGCCAGGAGACAGGTTTGCTTTTCTTGGTGGCTTTCTACCTTCCCCCAGTGGTTTAATTTAATGTTCAAAGTTAacctttttaaattaatgtttgcaCAGAAAGTGCATACTGAACATTCTATATTGTTATGGATCTTGACTAATTAGATGTCTTTCAACAGATTTGTGTACTTGTTTCTAGGTCATAAAATGTAGATTGTATGTTGATATAACTAATTCTGCCAGTTGTATTTAGTTGGTTGAtcagggttgcagacctaaaaTAGTATCTGTGCTGCGATTAGCTCAGGGACTTTAGTGGGGCCACTTGGTCTTAAGCCTTAAAAAAAGGTCCTCACACCGTCAAGCTTTAAGTAACATGATTTTAAACAGCACACATTTATCAGCTGTCAAACCCACACAGTGTTCATTCATTTGTGTCCTGTTCATCTTGTTTTACTTAATCTTTTGTTGTTTATTCTATTGGTTATGTATTCATTTCTTTTCATAGTTAATGGTCAACTCAAATAgttaaaaaacaggaaaacaaagcaaaaaataaacaaaaaaacaattagattAAGCATGTTCCTTGTTGAAGAAATTCAGCACGTTTATTTTAACCAATTATTGTACATGCCTGTCTTCATTCAAGCTATTTCAATATAAAAGGGAAACATGAAAACATGATTAATATCATTGATCTGAAGTAAGAATTTTGTcaaattaaagagaaaatgttttgCTGTTTCTTAAAAAGAACATtggcatatttttttgttttgacactTTTACTCATGTTGCCCTGGCTGGCTTCGAATCCGAATGCTGCCTTTGTCAGTGTGTAAAAACTAATGATGGCATGCAGACATCgggttgtttgttttattggcaAATATCTGTTACAGATAAGATATACATTAGCTTAAATTATTCTCTCTAGAATTTTAATTATAAACCTCTACATGCAGGATCTGCTTTTATCTTGGTTGGGGAACTGCTTTGAAACAGATACAATCACTGAGGAAATGTctcttaattgttttatattcctGCAAATTAGCATGTCTACTGAACAACTGTTTGTTAATCCAAATTTACGCACACTTTTTGTCTGGAAAGACAGCTGGGACAAAAGGGAAAATGGAAGATTCTGACTAAATAACCCATGTCTTGTATAGTAAAGGAATGAATGTTCTGTTGCAGCTGTAATCAGCCTGCAATCGCTTCTATCACggattgttttttcttcaagACCCAGATATGGTCATTCTTCTACTCAGTTAACGGTTGGttaattaacagatttttttttaacctaattaACAGAATCAGGCCCATTCCCAACAGTGTTTGCTTGGTGGGTAAATAATCAGGAAGAAACCTagtctttttttcagtttatttgattGGATCACATGCAGAGCAATGGGGACATTATTGGAACTATTGCTAGAAAAAACAATATCCTGACCCCGTTGTATATTTAATGGTT from Polyodon spathula isolate WHYD16114869_AA chromosome 11, ASM1765450v1, whole genome shotgun sequence encodes the following:
- the LOC121323212 gene encoding pentraxin-related protein PTX3-like, yielding MTMLKVLVGVFLCLSCMVSGQYDDEVLQVDFENLSYNEIPDREEATPSPCKSTEHTKWDKLFSMLENSQMRENILLQYVDEIIKVELQSISDEMHQFVVNFAGTCTNAIDSASTRITSQLEGKLMQITERIGDTNTVHQSQHYNVLEHLLVASQDTAYRLSKIESAWQNVAEAKGLHSEFKQQDVSVYTRLEKVMNSMAYDLQQSRAELQLSQKWVAQQLLPSGCEMALLFPMRSKKIFASVNPAAAMTLDSFTACIWSKVTDALNKTVLFSYGTKRNPYEIQLSLRQQAAVFSVGGDTYSTVAANAAPVGEWTHFCGTWSSHEGNPSLWVNGELVATSSGLAKGHPVPDGGILQLGQEKNGCCVGGFDEKLAFSGKLTGFNIWDKVLDKEQIAHLAKGEDSCGTRGNVVGWGVTEILPHGGAQYIH